One window of the Pseudofrankia sp. DC12 genome contains the following:
- a CDS encoding HAMP domain-containing sensor histidine kinase yields the protein MRPRQPRTLQARLAVVVAAVLLAALGLSGVATYLAFGAYLRDRLDAALRDTPVVLNHYTSGTANQDATDHRDDDVPLGPRVAPFAQFISADGTVLLTQAGRDASGRPFTASLPSILPTVARSDGPGGPAAFFDTRSREPSGPRLRVKVSADKDGRVVILALPRSENDRLLHRLGGVEACVTAAALLLASGAAFWVVRRRLTPLRRLADAVESLSPNDLAVRVQVDTTTREVHELATATNLLLQRMDGAFTKEQATQEGLRRFIADASHELRTPIAAVSAYAQLFDLGARDRPPDLARSMAGIQRETSRMRDLAEDLLTLAAAEESPEQEAPTADLAAVIGQAVDTAVTVDPRWPVTLTLSAGLGMVAAEPARLHRVLDNLIGNVRAHTPPGTRIQIDARHEGANVIIAVADDGPGLAADERARMFDRFWRKDPSRSRQVGGSGLGLSIVATIVKSWNGHVTASRTPGGGLTVTFALPTTPDQPDRAKRD from the coding sequence ATGAGACCTCGCCAGCCACGAACACTGCAGGCGCGGCTGGCGGTGGTTGTCGCCGCGGTCCTGCTCGCGGCCCTGGGGCTGTCCGGCGTGGCCACCTATCTGGCTTTCGGGGCGTACCTGCGCGATCGGCTCGATGCCGCGCTGCGCGACACCCCGGTCGTGTTGAACCACTACACGAGCGGCACTGCCAATCAGGACGCGACGGACCATCGGGACGACGATGTCCCACTCGGCCCGCGAGTCGCGCCGTTCGCACAGTTCATCAGCGCTGACGGCACCGTTCTGCTTACCCAGGCAGGCCGCGATGCCTCCGGGCGGCCCTTCACAGCCAGTCTGCCGTCCATCCTGCCGACGGTCGCCCGATCAGATGGCCCCGGCGGACCCGCCGCGTTCTTCGACACCCGGTCCCGCGAGCCGTCAGGCCCCCGGCTGCGGGTGAAGGTCTCGGCGGACAAGGACGGCCGGGTCGTCATCCTGGCTCTTCCCCGCAGCGAGAACGACCGGCTGCTGCATCGCCTGGGAGGGGTCGAGGCGTGCGTCACGGCGGCCGCGCTGCTGCTGGCGTCCGGCGCCGCCTTCTGGGTGGTCCGGCGCCGTCTCACACCGCTGCGAAGGCTGGCCGACGCCGTCGAGTCGCTGAGCCCGAACGACCTGGCCGTCCGCGTCCAGGTCGACACGACAACACGCGAGGTGCACGAGCTGGCGACCGCGACCAACCTGCTGCTGCAGCGCATGGACGGCGCGTTCACGAAGGAGCAGGCCACGCAGGAGGGCTTGCGGCGGTTCATAGCTGACGCCTCACACGAACTCCGGACGCCGATCGCCGCCGTGTCGGCGTACGCACAGCTGTTCGATCTCGGTGCCCGGGACCGGCCGCCAGATCTCGCCCGCTCGATGGCCGGCATCCAGCGTGAGACCTCGCGGATGCGTGACCTTGCCGAGGACCTGCTGACCCTCGCCGCAGCGGAAGAATCTCCTGAGCAGGAAGCCCCGACCGCTGACCTCGCGGCAGTGATCGGACAGGCGGTTGATACGGCGGTCACCGTCGATCCACGCTGGCCCGTGACACTGACACTTTCTGCGGGTCTCGGCATGGTAGCGGCCGAGCCAGCTCGGCTGCATCGCGTGCTGGACAACCTCATCGGCAACGTCCGCGCGCACACTCCCCCAGGAACGCGCATCCAGATCGATGCCCGGCACGAGGGCGCGAACGTCATCATCGCCGTAGCCGATGACGGCCCTGGGCTCGCCGCCGACGAGCGGGCCCGCATGTTCGACAGGTTCTGGCGCAAGGACCCGTCCCGATCCCGGCAGGTCGGCGGTAGCGGCCTCGGCCTGTCCATCGTGGCGACCATCGTCAAAAGCTGGAACGGACACGTGACCGCCTCGCGGACCCCGGGCGGCGGCCTAACCGTAACCTTCGCCCTCCCCACCACACCTGACCAACCCGACCGGGCCAAGCGGGACTGA
- a CDS encoding ribbon-helix-helix domain-containing protein, with the protein MTPEKEERRTTRGVPVTTEMIDELAGEAETGYDVAALRRRGGRRPLGSAPGEVVPVRLEPELREALTARARADHTNASDVIRQALRAWLDVA; encoded by the coding sequence ATGACCCCCGAGAAGGAGGAGCGCCGCACCACTCGCGGCGTACCCGTAACCACCGAGATGATCGACGAACTTGCCGGTGAGGCTGAAACCGGCTACGACGTCGCCGCTCTACGCCGACGTGGCGGTAGACGACCGCTTGGCTCCGCGCCCGGTGAAGTCGTCCCCGTCAGACTCGAGCCAGAGCTACGCGAAGCCCTCACTGCCCGCGCACGCGCCGACCACACCAACGCCAGCGACGTGATCCGCCAGGCCCTCCGCGCGTGGCTCGACGTCGCCTGA
- a CDS encoding helix-turn-helix transcriptional regulator encodes MAAAPEVPAQFWETDQLRDALAAWHMGRVIAAYRTPPFHNPPLSQDVVAGWMDLTQAQLSRIESGEPITDLAKLIRWAQALRIPEALLWFKLPPVPGQMAPVHPAGVPLDHLEQLRRQAEGHLTTGAPTAATMDDWERIVSGHGRATRYLPAALQLEDLARDFGDVQHALATRQPSSTTRQLTRVTAQLAGLISLALIKMGQRGPARAWGRTARLAADEAGDAALSSWVRAQDAYTFYYGGAVPEAIAAAKEAQAIAGRTPCVGAVLAAALQARAHAVLGQGDETDAALRRAEAILAGLSPEDVAESAFGYNEAQLRFHEGNALTHLRDRSRVWEATDRALALYPASDYMDRTLIQLDRADCLIHDGEVTEGAAQVARTLLELPAQRRDGLIVQRARGLAQNAARRGGPTAAVRQLHELLELPPGLVGGGA; translated from the coding sequence GTGGCTGCCGCCCCCGAAGTGCCCGCCCAGTTCTGGGAGACGGACCAACTGCGGGACGCCTTGGCGGCCTGGCACATGGGCCGGGTCATCGCGGCCTATCGCACCCCCCCCTTTCACAACCCGCCGCTGTCGCAGGACGTAGTGGCGGGGTGGATGGATCTGACCCAGGCGCAGCTGTCCCGCATCGAGTCCGGGGAGCCCATCACCGACCTTGCGAAACTCATCCGCTGGGCACAGGCGCTGCGCATCCCCGAGGCGTTGCTGTGGTTCAAGCTGCCCCCGGTGCCGGGCCAGATGGCTCCGGTCCACCCCGCCGGCGTCCCCCTCGACCACTTGGAGCAGTTGCGCCGGCAGGCCGAAGGCCACCTCACGACTGGCGCACCCACCGCGGCCACCATGGACGACTGGGAACGCATCGTCTCCGGTCACGGCCGGGCCACCCGGTACCTTCCCGCCGCCCTGCAACTGGAAGATTTGGCCCGGGACTTCGGCGACGTCCAGCACGCCTTGGCTACGCGCCAGCCTTCAAGCACAACCCGGCAGCTCACCCGGGTGACGGCGCAGCTGGCCGGGCTCATCAGTCTGGCGCTGATCAAGATGGGGCAACGCGGGCCCGCCCGGGCCTGGGGCCGGACCGCCCGCCTGGCCGCCGATGAAGCTGGGGATGCGGCGCTGTCTTCGTGGGTCCGTGCCCAAGACGCCTACACCTTCTATTACGGCGGCGCCGTACCCGAGGCCATCGCCGCCGCCAAAGAAGCCCAGGCCATCGCCGGGCGCACTCCGTGTGTGGGTGCCGTCCTGGCTGCCGCCCTCCAGGCCCGCGCCCATGCGGTGCTCGGGCAGGGGGACGAAACCGATGCGGCTCTTCGTCGGGCCGAAGCCATCCTGGCCGGACTCTCCCCTGAGGACGTAGCCGAATCCGCTTTCGGCTACAACGAAGCCCAGCTGCGCTTCCACGAGGGCAACGCCCTCACTCACCTCCGCGACCGAAGCCGGGTCTGGGAAGCCACCGACCGGGCGCTGGCCCTGTATCCGGCCAGCGACTACATGGACCGCACTCTGATCCAACTGGACCGGGCCGACTGCCTCATCCATGACGGCGAAGTCACTGAAGGTGCCGCCCAAGTCGCCCGCACCCTGCTGGAGCTGCCCGCTCAACGACGGGACGGCCTCATCGTCCAGCGGGCGCGGGGCCTGGCCCAGAATGCAGCCCGCCGGGGCGGCCCAACCGCGGCCGTCCGCCAGTTGCATGAGCTGCTGGAACTGCCCCCTGGACTTGTCGGAGGCGGGGCCTAA
- a CDS encoding response regulator transcription factor gives MPAPANTGRVLVVDDEPSIRDAVATALRYEGFDVGEAATGRAALQSAREQPPDVVILDLMLPDIDGVQVCRQLRAAGQDCHVLFLTARGNLANKVTGLGAGGDDYITKPFSLAEIVARTNAVMRRRAMSMASPPVELLGQAGRDGSTPSGSRRLVCDDVVLDLDCHQVWRAGVAVHLTATEFRLLAFFLNNAQRVLSKQQILDAVWDEDFRGTPNIVEAYVGHLRRKLDQHGPSLIKTVRLVGYALHPQDGAAALARAGAP, from the coding sequence GTGCCCGCACCCGCCAACACCGGCCGCGTCCTCGTCGTGGACGACGAGCCTTCGATCCGGGACGCCGTCGCGACTGCGCTGCGCTACGAGGGCTTCGACGTCGGCGAAGCCGCCACGGGTCGTGCGGCGCTGCAGTCGGCCAGGGAACAGCCCCCGGACGTGGTCATCCTCGACCTGATGCTCCCTGACATCGACGGCGTTCAGGTGTGCCGGCAGTTGCGGGCGGCCGGTCAGGACTGCCACGTGCTGTTCCTGACCGCGCGCGGCAACCTCGCCAACAAGGTCACGGGCCTCGGCGCCGGCGGGGACGACTACATCACCAAGCCGTTCTCCCTGGCGGAGATCGTGGCCCGGACGAATGCGGTCATGCGGCGCAGGGCAATGTCGATGGCCTCCCCACCCGTGGAACTGCTCGGCCAGGCAGGTCGAGACGGATCCACCCCGTCAGGAAGCCGGCGGCTGGTGTGCGACGACGTCGTTCTCGACCTGGACTGTCATCAGGTCTGGCGTGCGGGCGTGGCCGTCCATCTGACGGCAACCGAGTTTCGCCTCCTCGCGTTCTTCCTCAACAATGCGCAGCGCGTGCTGTCCAAACAGCAGATCCTGGACGCAGTCTGGGACGAGGACTTCCGCGGGACTCCGAACATCGTCGAGGCGTACGTCGGTCACCTACGGCGCAAGCTTGACCAACACGGGCCATCCCTGATCAAAACCGTTCGCCTCGTCGGCTACGCCCTGCACCCACAGGACGGAGCAGCGGCACTCGCCCGAGCGGGTGCTCCATGA
- a CDS encoding DUF3500 domain-containing protein, whose amino-acid sequence MQQVTAVNLNTNGASPGGANTAEVVKAVNTFLATLDATQRGKVEYDFSNNKARQTWSNFPSTAVPREGIVLSDLSASQQKAVATVLQVALSPSGAQEDIDIQKADDYLSSLGGQGADGFGSLKDYYIAVYGQPSTTQPFMVQFGGHHLARNLTYNGDKVSETPQFVGSEPTSFQSGGITVEPVKAESSAMFGMLAALDDQQKTAAQITSGTFDDLVMGPGKDSGTFPASEGLLVSQLSADQQKLVIAAIQAYVGDLNAPAATKLMAKYESELGQTRIGWSSNTSPSGENSYIRIDGPSVWIEFINTRSQSTPDIHFHTVYRDKTNDYGSSKPS is encoded by the coding sequence ATGCAGCAGGTCACGGCGGTCAACCTCAACACCAACGGAGCAAGCCCCGGCGGGGCGAACACCGCGGAAGTCGTCAAGGCGGTGAACACGTTCCTCGCCACGCTCGACGCCACCCAGCGAGGCAAGGTCGAGTACGACTTCTCAAACAACAAGGCGCGGCAGACGTGGTCGAACTTCCCCTCGACCGCCGTGCCCCGCGAGGGCATCGTCCTGTCCGACCTCAGTGCCAGCCAGCAGAAGGCCGTTGCCACAGTGCTCCAGGTGGCACTGAGCCCCAGCGGCGCCCAGGAGGACATCGACATCCAGAAGGCCGACGACTATCTGAGCAGCCTCGGGGGCCAGGGCGCGGACGGTTTTGGCAGCCTCAAGGACTACTACATCGCCGTTTACGGGCAGCCGTCGACGACGCAGCCGTTCATGGTCCAGTTCGGCGGGCATCACCTGGCCCGAAACCTCACCTACAACGGCGACAAGGTGAGCGAGACTCCGCAGTTCGTCGGATCCGAGCCGACGTCGTTCCAGTCCGGTGGCATCACGGTCGAGCCGGTGAAGGCCGAGTCGTCAGCCATGTTCGGCATGCTTGCGGCGCTCGACGACCAGCAGAAGACCGCCGCGCAGATCACGTCGGGGACATTCGACGACCTGGTCATGGGCCCTGGCAAGGACTCGGGGACCTTCCCCGCCTCCGAGGGGCTGTTGGTGTCACAGTTGAGCGCCGACCAGCAGAAGCTGGTCATCGCGGCGATCCAGGCGTACGTCGGCGACCTCAACGCCCCGGCCGCCACCAAGCTGATGGCCAAGTACGAGTCCGAGTTGGGCCAGACTCGCATCGGCTGGTCCAGCAACACCAGCCCGAGCGGTGAGAACAGCTATATCCGCATCGACGGCCCCAGCGTGTGGATCGAGTTCATCAACACCCGCAGCCAGAGCACGCCCGACATCCACTTCCACACGGTCTACCGGGACAAGACCAACGACTACGGCAGCAGCAAGCCGAGCTGA
- a CDS encoding HupE/UreJ family protein yields MAPTRADAHPLSTTAILLDAAPGRVTGEVELPIDRLAIALDQPLTAAAVVQPAKLEELRRYLLSHTSAADQNGARWSVTASGGRVENIDGVDHLVFDLVLAPPDGTVHDFKLTYDAIVHHLLSHQVVVLVRPRGSGSYTTVGVLDWQQHTIAVPAAGATTEQGFATAVHLGIRHIAEGADHILFLVMLLLPAPLLVRRGRWVRADNLRRSCWRVMHVVTAFAVGHSITLALAALGYISAPARVVESLIALSILVSGIHAVRPLVPGGEAWIAAGFGLMHGLAFAALLGGLDLGHGSLVVELLGFNLGIELTQLMVVALLMPSLMVLSRTHIYPAARLITAGIGIVLAAAWLAERSALIPSNPLNHVSDALIAHPFVVAGTVAVTAAVSWAIPGLRVGRAAESPRSVRGVTGSLDR; encoded by the coding sequence ATGGCACCAACGCGCGCGGACGCGCACCCGCTCAGCACCACGGCGATTCTGCTTGACGCCGCACCGGGCCGGGTGACCGGCGAGGTCGAGTTGCCCATCGACCGGCTCGCCATCGCTCTCGACCAGCCCCTCACTGCGGCGGCCGTCGTCCAACCGGCCAAGCTCGAGGAACTCCGCCGCTACCTGCTCAGCCACACCTCCGCGGCCGACCAGAACGGCGCCCGGTGGAGCGTCACAGCCAGCGGCGGCCGCGTGGAGAACATCGACGGCGTCGACCACCTCGTCTTCGACCTCGTCCTGGCGCCGCCCGACGGCACGGTGCACGACTTCAAGCTCACCTACGACGCGATCGTGCACCACTTGCTGTCACACCAGGTCGTCGTCCTGGTGCGCCCGCGCGGCTCCGGCAGCTACACCACCGTAGGAGTGCTCGACTGGCAGCAACACACCATCGCCGTACCAGCCGCCGGCGCGACTACCGAGCAGGGTTTCGCGACCGCCGTACACCTGGGCATCCGGCACATCGCCGAAGGCGCCGACCACATCCTTTTCCTGGTCATGCTCCTGCTGCCGGCACCGCTCCTCGTCCGCCGCGGCCGATGGGTCCGCGCCGACAACCTGCGCCGCAGCTGCTGGCGTGTCATGCACGTCGTCACTGCCTTCGCCGTCGGGCACTCCATCACCCTCGCCCTCGCGGCCCTCGGCTACATCAGCGCTCCCGCGCGCGTGGTGGAAAGTCTGATCGCCTTGTCCATCCTGGTCTCCGGCATCCATGCCGTCCGGCCGCTCGTCCCCGGTGGCGAGGCGTGGATCGCCGCCGGGTTCGGGCTCATGCACGGCCTCGCCTTCGCCGCACTACTCGGCGGCCTCGACCTCGGCCACGGATCCCTGGTCGTCGAGCTGCTGGGATTCAACCTCGGCATCGAACTGACCCAGCTCATGGTGGTCGCCCTGCTCATGCCGTCACTGATGGTCCTGAGCCGTACCCACATCTACCCGGCGGCACGCCTCATCACCGCCGGCATCGGAATCGTGCTGGCCGCGGCATGGCTCGCCGAACGCAGCGCCCTGATCCCGAGCAACCCGCTCAACCACGTCTCCGATGCGCTCATCGCGCATCCATTCGTCGTCGCTGGAACCGTCGCGGTCACCGCGGCGGTCAGCTGGGCGATACCTGGCCTGCGAGTAGGTCGTGCGGCGGAAAGCCCTCGGTCCGTCCGAGGCGTAACGGGCTCGCTCGATCGGTGA
- a CDS encoding IS30 family transposase — MGVRERLTVEDREVISRELSQERSARYIAAVLGRHHSGISREIERNGGAAAYRAVDAQARCDLMCARPKERKLVASKELHDAVNTGLVEKWSPKQISERLRTDFPDDESMRVSHETIYECLYLQARGELRTELKIALRKGRARRVNRSRSTLTRGGIVGMVNISERPKEAEDRAVPGFWEGDLIIGKGNKSQIATLVERTTRFVMLARIPYDRNADKVAYLLGKKMETLPEFMRNSVTWDQGKEMARHADFTVRTGIPVYFCDPHSPWQRGSNENTNGLLRQYFPKGTDLSLHTQEELDMVATQLNGRPRQTLKWATPLEVFTELLESHVSP; from the coding sequence ATGGGCGTACGGGAGCGGTTGACGGTGGAGGACCGCGAGGTCATCTCGCGGGAGTTGAGTCAGGAGCGTTCGGCTCGGTATATCGCCGCTGTGCTCGGTCGTCATCATTCGGGGATCTCCCGGGAGATCGAGCGTAACGGCGGTGCCGCGGCGTATCGGGCGGTGGATGCGCAGGCACGGTGTGATCTGATGTGCGCCCGCCCGAAGGAACGGAAACTCGTCGCGTCGAAGGAGCTGCACGACGCGGTGAACACCGGCCTGGTCGAGAAGTGGTCGCCGAAGCAGATCAGCGAGAGACTGCGCACGGACTTTCCCGACGACGAGAGCATGCGCGTGAGCCACGAAACAATCTACGAGTGCCTCTACCTCCAGGCGCGCGGCGAGCTGCGGACGGAACTGAAGATCGCGCTGCGTAAGGGCCGGGCCAGGCGGGTCAACCGGTCGCGCAGCACCCTGACCAGGGGCGGGATCGTCGGCATGGTCAACATCAGCGAGCGGCCGAAGGAGGCCGAGGACCGCGCCGTCCCCGGTTTCTGGGAGGGCGACCTGATCATCGGGAAGGGCAACAAGTCGCAGATCGCCACGCTGGTCGAGCGCACGACCCGGTTCGTGATGTTGGCGCGAATACCGTACGACCGTAACGCCGACAAGGTCGCCTACCTGCTGGGCAAGAAGATGGAGACCCTGCCCGAGTTCATGCGGAACTCGGTGACCTGGGACCAGGGAAAGGAGATGGCCCGGCACGCCGATTTCACCGTCCGCACCGGTATTCCCGTGTATTTCTGCGACCCGCACTCACCGTGGCAGCGCGGCTCGAACGAGAACACCAACGGGTTGCTGCGCCAGTACTTCCCGAAGGGCACCGACCTGTCCTTGCACACGCAGGAAGAACTTGATATGGTGGCCACGCAGCTGAATGGGCGGCCACGGCAGACGCTCAAATGGGCGACGCCGCTCGAGGTCTTTACCGAGCTGCTGGAAAGTCATGTGTCGCCATGA
- a CDS encoding GNAT family N-acetyltransferase produces the protein MTITVQPASQDDAEDLAALMVELDTFYGAPPTEDAAVLAAQIQRLLFGPIPAAYVLLAREEDRLVGMASYSYLWPAAGVTHSLFLKELYVSEAARRHGVGRLLMEHLRAIATEQGCSRVEWTTDTENTGAQAFYGALGTRVHASKVFYRAQTENHKIT, from the coding sequence GTGACGATCACGGTGCAGCCTGCCAGCCAGGACGACGCCGAAGACCTGGCCGCCCTCATGGTGGAGCTGGACACCTTCTACGGTGCGCCGCCCACCGAGGACGCCGCAGTCCTCGCCGCTCAGATCCAGCGGTTGCTGTTCGGACCCATCCCTGCGGCCTACGTCTTGCTGGCCCGGGAAGAGGATCGGCTCGTCGGGATGGCCTCGTACTCGTACCTGTGGCCCGCCGCCGGGGTGACGCACTCACTGTTTCTCAAGGAGCTGTACGTCTCGGAGGCCGCCCGGCGGCACGGGGTGGGGCGGCTGCTGATGGAGCACCTCCGGGCCATCGCCACGGAGCAGGGGTGCAGCCGGGTGGAGTGGACGACGGATACGGAAAACACCGGGGCGCAGGCGTTCTATGGCGCTTTGGGTACGCGGGTGCATGCGAGCAAAGTCTTCTACCGGGCACAAACGGAGAATCACAAGATCACATGA
- a CDS encoding helix-turn-helix transcriptional regulator, with translation MEGQLQRIVGHNLRRYREGRGLSQEAFADVVGVHRTYMGGLERGERNLTLRSLERLAATLHVDPLDLLRESWRP, from the coding sequence ATGGAGGGCCAGCTGCAGCGCATCGTGGGGCACAACCTGCGCCGCTACCGCGAGGGACGCGGCCTCAGCCAGGAAGCCTTCGCCGATGTCGTCGGCGTCCACCGCACCTACATGGGCGGCCTGGAGCGCGGCGAACGCAACCTCACGCTGCGGTCCCTGGAGCGGCTGGCCGCCACCCTCCACGTTGATCCTTTGGACCTGCTCAGGGAGTCGTGGCGGCCGTAG
- a CDS encoding S8 family serine peptidase codes for MEKKNPKEEASAPRSPREVGRRNGRYLVGAAPQELLPAGVSVADPNVLFERLGALPDITFHRELKMSASLPVRPFATGATQPSKIAIFEMPVERAAALCQAPELLIEPDRRLNLCDAAATATRILPGPGTVVSLGAETKLSFKVQGRDGKSAPGASVLVQGRNFPVQGITGQDGKVSVTLIADTPDTVQNVYVRPASGYWERSIDRPRLSSSGDNLIVLEPLSRLLPDFPARQQFSWGQRALGIDRIPPTYRGDGVRIAIIDSGVDVDHPDLSGRITNGLDLVDREGKRWGSDEVGHGSHCAGIIAGADNGRGIIGTAPGAEVHVCKIFPGGRFSDLIEALDYCIAQKVDVVNISLGADAGSIFVTRKIEEARQSGVACIVAAGNAADQPVLFPGSLPTVFTVSAMGRVDTFPAESNHARQVLGQPTQDGYFTAKFASVGPDIDAVAPGVAIVSSVPGGDYASLDGTSVAAAHVTGLAALVLAHRADFRQQFVSPADRVQRLFDVLAASCRPLPEFGPGRAGAGLPDAAQALGLAVAPVPIPGPAAPAARAMTEVQVLLGTLRVSMERAGLTAGSVV; via the coding sequence ATGGAGAAGAAGAACCCGAAAGAGGAAGCATCGGCCCCGAGGTCGCCGCGCGAAGTCGGGCGCCGCAACGGCCGGTACCTCGTCGGCGCGGCGCCCCAGGAGCTGCTGCCGGCGGGGGTGAGCGTGGCCGATCCCAACGTGCTCTTCGAGCGGCTTGGGGCGCTGCCGGACATCACGTTCCACCGGGAGCTGAAAATGTCCGCCAGCCTCCCGGTCCGTCCGTTCGCGACTGGCGCCACCCAGCCGTCCAAGATCGCGATCTTCGAGATGCCTGTGGAACGGGCCGCCGCGCTGTGTCAGGCCCCCGAATTGCTGATCGAACCAGACCGGAGGCTGAACCTCTGCGACGCCGCCGCGACGGCGACTCGCATCCTGCCCGGCCCGGGGACAGTCGTCTCCCTCGGCGCGGAGACGAAACTGTCGTTCAAGGTCCAGGGCCGGGACGGCAAGAGCGCACCCGGGGCGAGCGTGCTGGTCCAGGGCCGGAACTTCCCGGTCCAGGGGATCACTGGCCAGGACGGCAAGGTTTCGGTGACACTGATCGCCGATACTCCCGACACCGTCCAGAACGTCTACGTCCGGCCGGCGTCGGGCTACTGGGAGCGCTCGATCGACCGTCCGCGGTTGTCGTCCAGCGGGGACAACCTGATCGTCCTGGAGCCGCTGAGCCGCCTGCTGCCCGACTTCCCGGCCCGGCAGCAGTTCAGCTGGGGCCAGCGGGCCCTAGGGATCGACCGCATTCCGCCGACCTACCGCGGCGACGGCGTCAGGATCGCCATCATCGACTCTGGCGTCGACGTCGACCACCCCGATCTGAGCGGCCGGATCACCAACGGGCTCGACCTGGTCGACCGGGAGGGCAAGCGGTGGGGCAGCGACGAGGTCGGGCACGGCTCGCACTGCGCGGGCATCATCGCTGGGGCCGACAATGGACGCGGCATTATCGGCACCGCTCCAGGCGCGGAGGTCCACGTCTGCAAGATTTTCCCGGGCGGTCGGTTCAGTGATCTCATCGAGGCGCTCGACTACTGCATCGCCCAGAAGGTCGACGTCGTGAACATCAGCCTCGGTGCCGACGCCGGATCGATCTTCGTAACCCGCAAGATCGAGGAGGCCAGGCAGAGTGGGGTCGCGTGCATCGTGGCCGCGGGCAACGCCGCAGACCAGCCGGTCCTGTTCCCGGGCTCGCTGCCGACGGTTTTCACGGTGTCCGCCATGGGCCGGGTCGACACCTTCCCGGCCGAAAGCAACCATGCCCGGCAGGTTCTCGGCCAGCCCACCCAGGACGGCTACTTCACCGCGAAGTTCGCCAGCGTCGGGCCGGACATCGACGCCGTCGCCCCAGGCGTCGCGATTGTGTCGTCCGTGCCCGGCGGGGACTACGCGTCCCTGGACGGAACGTCGGTGGCCGCCGCCCATGTCACCGGCCTCGCCGCGCTCGTCCTGGCCCACCGGGCGGACTTCCGGCAGCAGTTCGTGAGCCCGGCAGACCGGGTGCAGCGGCTGTTCGACGTCCTGGCGGCCAGCTGCCGGCCGTTGCCCGAGTTCGGGCCCGGCCGGGCCGGCGCTGGTCTGCCCGACGCGGCCCAGGCACTCGGCCTCGCGGTCGCGCCCGTCCCCATACCTGGACCAGCCGCTCCCGCGGCGCGGGCGATGACCGAGGTACAGGTGCTGCTGGGCACCCTGCGGGTCTCGATGGAGCGCGCCGGCCTGACAGCCGGGTCGGTCGTCTAA
- a CDS encoding ISAs1 family transposase, translated as MSSCQTGAALSSGLDNAGKEKIGRLLAMLRLVKDFRDARGRVYDLEFVLATATVATLAGATCYREIGSEAADLSQGLLAALGAPYGYFRGCYTVPCESTIRETLKGVNSHVLDLVVGTWLHEQATRDHNGDLVIALDGKVLRGAWSTENQQFTLFSAMTHNQGVVIAQTKVPADTNEITQVANLLKNIKHERGRTVITADAAHTQVKTAILLWKKRIDYVFTVKGNQPKLFQQIFDRLLPVIQKTPGHEVEECSRGSIKRWTTWTRPVDDIRFPRARTIAVICREEFDLTGARLSKEYAFIVTSLRGERAAPDAIHTHVRMHWGIENRVHYVRDTTWREDACQAHQENGPHNLAILRNLALGLLRLHGVTKIKETVQEIGRDRNRAVQYLAT; from the coding sequence GTGTCATCATGCCAGACCGGCGCCGCTTTGTCGAGCGGCCTTGACAACGCCGGCAAAGAAAAAATCGGTCGACTTCTTGCCATGCTGCGTCTTGTGAAGGATTTCCGCGACGCCCGGGGCCGGGTTTACGACCTCGAGTTCGTGCTTGCCACGGCGACCGTCGCGACGCTCGCTGGCGCCACGTGTTACCGCGAGATCGGAAGCGAGGCGGCCGACCTCTCCCAAGGGCTCCTCGCCGCACTCGGCGCGCCCTACGGCTATTTTCGGGGCTGCTACACCGTTCCCTGCGAATCCACCATCCGCGAGACCCTCAAAGGAGTCAACTCGCATGTGCTGGACCTGGTCGTCGGCACCTGGCTGCACGAACAAGCGACCCGCGATCACAACGGCGATCTGGTGATCGCCCTGGACGGTAAGGTCTTGCGCGGCGCTTGGAGCACGGAGAACCAGCAGTTCACGCTGTTCTCTGCCATGACTCACAACCAGGGGGTCGTCATCGCCCAGACCAAGGTCCCCGCGGATACCAACGAGATCACCCAGGTCGCGAACCTACTCAAAAACATCAAACACGAGCGCGGCCGAACCGTCATCACCGCAGACGCCGCGCACACGCAGGTCAAAACCGCGATCCTACTCTGGAAAAAACGAATCGACTACGTGTTCACTGTCAAGGGGAACCAGCCGAAGCTCTTCCAGCAAATCTTCGATCGCCTCCTGCCGGTTATTCAGAAAACACCGGGGCATGAGGTCGAGGAATGCTCCCGCGGAAGTATCAAGCGCTGGACGACTTGGACGCGACCCGTGGATGACATCCGTTTCCCACGGGCCCGAACAATAGCCGTCATCTGCCGCGAAGAATTCGATCTCACCGGCGCCCGTCTCAGCAAGGAATACGCCTTCATTGTCACCAGCCTGCGCGGTGAGCGCGCCGCTCCGGACGCTATCCACACCCACGTCCGAATGCACTGGGGCATAGAGAACCGTGTCCATTACGTCCGCGACACCACCTGGCGGGAAGATGCCTGCCAAGCCCACCAAGAAAACGGCCCGCACAATCTCGCGATCCTCCGCAATCTCGCGCTCGGCCTACTACGCCTCCACGGCGTCACCAAGATCAAGGAAACTGTGCAGGAGATTGGCCGCGACCGTAATAGAGCCGTCCAGTACCTCGCTACCTAG